Proteins encoded by one window of Halobaculum halobium:
- a CDS encoding response regulator, with the protein MSDDANVTVLLVDDEMALVSLYSAYLESRYEVRTATDGEQALSVADDSVDVALLDRRMPGMNGDDVLQELRAADIDCRVAMLTAVEPTAAIVDMPFDDYRVKPVDQSELIGLVEVLVERASYDERSQEFFALASKKAALEIAGETSTDAYASLQEDIEAVRADLDEQLDAVGAEAAFADLD; encoded by the coding sequence GTGAGCGACGACGCGAACGTGACTGTCCTCCTCGTCGACGACGAGATGGCGCTGGTATCGCTATACAGCGCGTACCTCGAGTCCCGATACGAGGTCAGGACGGCGACGGACGGCGAGCAGGCGCTGTCCGTCGCTGACGACTCGGTGGACGTGGCGCTGCTGGATCGACGGATGCCGGGGATGAACGGCGACGACGTGCTCCAGGAGTTGCGCGCGGCCGATATCGACTGTCGCGTGGCGATGCTCACCGCGGTCGAGCCGACGGCTGCCATCGTCGACATGCCGTTCGACGACTACCGAGTCAAGCCGGTCGATCAGTCGGAGCTGATCGGGCTCGTCGAGGTGCTGGTCGAACGGGCGTCGTACGACGAACGAAGCCAGGAGTTCTTCGCGCTCGCGTCGAAGAAGGCGGCGCTGGAGATCGCTGGCGAGACCTCGACGGACGCGTACGCGTCGCTGCAGGAGGACATCGAGGCGGTGCGCGCCGACCTCGACGAGCAGCTCGATGCGGTCGGTGCGGAGGCGGCGTTCGCCGACCTGGACTGA
- a CDS encoding calcium/sodium antiporter: MVSPGLAVPTVTFVVALAVLLAASDAFVSAAERVGLAAGASPFIVGATVVAGGTSLPELVASTLAVRAGAPEIVVGSVVGSNVANILLVLGAVAVVGRSFRVNRELMRVDLPLLMASAAFLVVTILTGPFVWYEGLIGLVGVAAYVHFTLSEERRLDEVVEEIVSEHAAGDAPVEATPGAVSAGERTAAEAAAETTVGLKTYATLAVSVAVVFVSADQLVGSILSIAAALDIGAELVAVTAVAIGTSLPEIAVSVAAVRRGAVEIAVGNVLGSNVFNSFAVMAVPSLIAPVTVPESVRGYALPVMVLATMLYYFITQDRELTVWEGVVLLVLYAAFLANLATVT; the protein is encoded by the coding sequence ATGGTCTCGCCCGGGCTCGCCGTCCCTACCGTCACGTTCGTCGTCGCACTCGCGGTGCTGTTGGCCGCATCGGACGCGTTCGTCTCGGCTGCCGAGCGCGTCGGCCTCGCGGCCGGAGCCTCGCCGTTCATCGTCGGCGCGACGGTCGTCGCCGGCGGCACCTCGCTGCCGGAACTCGTGGCGTCCACGCTCGCGGTCCGTGCGGGCGCGCCGGAGATCGTCGTCGGGAGCGTCGTCGGGTCGAACGTCGCGAACATCCTCTTAGTGCTCGGCGCTGTCGCCGTCGTCGGCCGTAGCTTCCGGGTGAACCGCGAACTCATGCGCGTCGATCTCCCGTTGTTGATGGCTTCCGCGGCCTTTCTGGTGGTGACCATCCTGACCGGGCCGTTCGTCTGGTACGAAGGGCTGATCGGACTAGTCGGCGTGGCGGCGTACGTCCACTTCACGCTCTCGGAGGAGCGACGCCTCGACGAGGTCGTCGAGGAGATCGTCTCAGAACACGCCGCGGGCGACGCGCCCGTCGAGGCGACTCCCGGCGCGGTGTCTGCCGGTGAGCGAACCGCCGCGGAGGCCGCCGCCGAGACGACGGTCGGGCTCAAAACGTACGCAACGCTGGCGGTGAGCGTCGCGGTCGTGTTCGTCTCCGCCGACCAGCTCGTCGGATCGATCCTGTCGATCGCGGCGGCCCTCGACATCGGCGCGGAACTCGTCGCCGTCACGGCGGTCGCGATCGGCACGTCGCTGCCGGAGATCGCCGTCAGCGTAGCCGCGGTGCGCCGCGGCGCCGTCGAGATCGCGGTCGGCAACGTCCTCGGATCGAACGTGTTCAACAGCTTCGCCGTGATGGCCGTCCCGAGCCTGATCGCGCCCGTCACCGTTCCCGAGAGCGTCCGGGGGTACGCGCTCCCGGTGATGGTGCTCGCGACGATGCTGTACTACTTCATCACGCAAGACCGCGAGCTCACCGTCTGGGAAGGCGTCGTGCTGTTGGTGTTGTACGCGGCGTTTCTCGCGAACCTCGCCACGGTCACGTAG
- a CDS encoding universal stress protein encodes MYDRILVPTDGSTAVDAAIERAIDLAETYDATLHALAVVEPIYTVNEGLGSVYDTLEAGARESIDEIAERAEPADVTTVTALRTGVPHREILEYVDDEGIDLVVMGTHGRTGLGRYLLGSVTEKVVRLSDVPVLTVRHRTDGE; translated from the coding sequence ATGTACGACCGGATCCTGGTTCCCACCGACGGAAGCACCGCGGTCGACGCCGCGATCGAGCGGGCGATCGATCTCGCCGAGACGTACGACGCGACGCTGCACGCGCTCGCGGTCGTCGAGCCGATCTACACGGTCAACGAGGGGCTCGGGTCGGTCTATGACACGCTCGAAGCCGGGGCGCGGGAGTCGATCGACGAGATCGCAGAGCGCGCCGAGCCGGCCGACGTGACGACGGTGACCGCGCTGCGGACCGGCGTTCCCCACCGCGAGATCCTCGAATACGTCGACGACGAGGGGATCGACCTCGTCGTCATGGGGACGCACGGCCGCACGGGATTGGGTCGCTACCTGCTCGGCAGCGTCACCGAGAAGGTCGTCCGCCTCTCGGACGTGCCGGTGCTCACGGTCCGTCACCGGACGGACGGGGAGTGA
- a CDS encoding zinc-dependent alcohol dehydrogenase has protein sequence MTGRTVYFTGPREVTVRETSVPDPGSGEVAVEATVSAISPGTELLLYRGEMNPETAVDETLPSLSGSFSYPFAYGYATVGTVTAVGPDVDDAWRGETVLAFHPHASEFVADVDAVSRVPDGIPPEQAVFLPNVETAVTLALDGEPAIGERAVVFGQGVIGLLTTALLSSFPLAELVTVETLASRRDRSEAVGADRSVDPGAVDPASLFADGPGDGRTAGASASQEPDPESTPVSASPSTPAGDRDESWSPDRADLTYELSGNPAALNDAVDATGYDGRIVVGSWYGTKPTELSLDGRFHRSRIEIRASQVSTLAPERRGRWTVGRRLATAWRRLRDIETERLVTHRLPIAEAPDAYDLLDRRPESTVQVLLTY, from the coding sequence GTGACGGGACGGACGGTCTACTTCACCGGCCCCCGTGAGGTGACGGTGCGGGAGACGAGCGTACCCGACCCGGGGTCGGGCGAGGTCGCCGTCGAGGCGACGGTGTCTGCGATCAGCCCCGGAACGGAACTGTTGTTGTACCGCGGCGAGATGAACCCCGAAACGGCCGTCGACGAAACGCTCCCGTCGCTGTCGGGGTCGTTCTCGTACCCCTTCGCGTACGGCTACGCGACCGTCGGCACCGTGACCGCGGTCGGGCCGGACGTCGACGACGCCTGGCGCGGCGAGACGGTGCTGGCGTTCCACCCGCACGCCAGCGAGTTCGTCGCGGACGTCGACGCGGTGAGCCGCGTTCCAGACGGAATCCCGCCCGAGCAGGCGGTGTTCCTTCCGAACGTCGAGACCGCGGTGACGCTGGCGCTCGACGGCGAGCCCGCGATCGGCGAGCGCGCGGTCGTCTTCGGGCAGGGGGTGATCGGCCTGTTGACGACGGCGCTGCTGTCGTCGTTCCCGCTCGCGGAGTTGGTGACCGTCGAGACGCTCGCGAGCCGACGCGACCGCTCGGAGGCGGTGGGTGCCGACCGGAGCGTCGACCCCGGCGCCGTCGATCCCGCGTCCCTGTTCGCGGACGGGCCGGGCGACGGCCGGACGGCCGGTGCGTCCGCGAGTCAGGAGCCGGATCCGGAGTCTACTCCCGTTTCCGCGTCGCCGTCGACGCCGGCGGGCGACCGCGACGAGTCGTGGTCACCCGACCGAGCCGACCTGACGTACGAGCTGTCCGGGAACCCGGCGGCGCTCAACGACGCCGTCGACGCGACGGGCTATGACGGCCGCATCGTCGTCGGGTCGTGGTACGGCACCAAACCGACCGAGCTGTCGCTGGACGGGCGATTCCACCGCAGTCGGATCGAGATCCGCGCCAGCCAGGTGAGCACGCTCGCGCCCGAACGGCGTGGCCGGTGGACCGTCGGGCGCCGCCTGGCGACGGCGTGGCGTCGCCTCCGCGATATCGAGACCGAGCGGCTCGTCACCCATCGACTCCCGATCGCCGAAGCGCCCGACGCGTACGATCTCCTCGATCGGCGTCCCGAATCGACGGTGCAGGTGTTACTGACGTACTGA